CGTGGGCGATGCAATGGAGGATACCATCGAAAAACTGGCGGCCGGGGCGAATCCGTTTTATTTTCAGTTTCATACGTTTGCGGTCCACGGTCCGCTCGGCGCTCGTCCAGACCTCAAGGCGGCCGCACGCGCGCGATTGGGCGCGGATGCAGATGACGAGGCGGTCGAATATTCAGGATTTCTTTCCAGTGTGGATTTGAACCTCAAGCGCCTGTTGGCGGCCGTGAATGATCCCAACGGCGATGGCGATACATCCGATAGCATCAAAGACAATACGCTGATCCTGTTCAGTTCCGACAACGGGGCCGCATTCCAGGGAGCTGCACCGTTGCGCGGACATAAAGGCATGTTTACTGAAGGCGGCCTTCGGGTTCCATTGATTGCGTATTGGCCCGGAAAAATTGCGGCGGGCACGGTTACGGACCGTATGGTCTACAGTACGGATTTTTATCCGACCTATTTGGATCTCGCCGGAGCAACCTGGCGTCCCGATCCTGCAACGCATCCGTTGGATGGTGAATCGTTTGCTGAAGTACTGATGAATCCAACGCTGAAGAAAAACCGTGAGCCGATCTACTATCTGTTTCCCGGCTATCTGGATAAAAAACGTGCAACGCCTTGTGTGGTCACGCTGGATCAGGTGGGCGGAAAGCGCTACAAGCTTTTCTATTTCTATGAGACGAACTCGCGCGAACTTTATTGTCTGAGCGACGATATCGGAGAAGAAAAGGACATTTTCGCTGAAAATCCGGAAATCGTGTCGGTTCTGGCGCGTAAAACGGATGCGTGGCTGCGTCAGCAAGATTCAACATGGAAACCGGTCTTTCCGATCCATAAAAAAACGGGAAAGTCAGCAGGTCCGCCGCCCGTGTTGTGATTTTAAGGAGAGAGATATGATGACTTATAAAAAAATAATGCTGCTGGGGTTAGCTTGTGTAACACATACGCTGATGGCGGCCGAGCGTCCCAATGTGGTGATCATTTATGGGGATGATGTCGGCTACGGCGATGTTGGGGTGTATGGCTCGAAACTGATCCCGACACCGAATATCGACCGGTTGGCTGCGGAGGGGTTGCGTTTTACGGACGGGCATAGTTCTGCGGCGACCTGTTCACCGTCGCGCTATTCTATG
This is a stretch of genomic DNA from Pontiella agarivorans. It encodes these proteins:
- a CDS encoding sulfatase-like hydrolase/transferase, coding for MKKILLRSVATAVLAAASGSFASTRPNIIMFLVDDLGWNHISSPAATLGNVHEVVHTPHIAQLAENGLSFTHAYASPNCAPTRAAMLTGQYSARKNNQVYAVLSLNRYDRKGGVTEEQAKFRGPEQTMDVAVEAVTVAEALKKNGYTTAHLGKYHCGGHDSQDTMPENAGFDINVGGWKKGHHNACFAKKKGDKWAFGNLGLGAFTPYAAPYDQAYVREHGFPDSLIGTPKHVSDAVGDAMEDTIEKLAAGANPFYFQFHTFAVHGPLGARPDLKAAARARLGADADDEAVEYSGFLSSVDLNLKRLLAAVNDPNGDGDTSDSIKDNTLILFSSDNGAAFQGAAPLRGHKGMFTEGGLRVPLIAYWPGKIAAGTVTDRMVYSTDFYPTYLDLAGATWRPDPATHPLDGESFAEVLMNPTLKKNREPIYYLFPGYLDKKRATPCVVTLDQVGGKRYKLFYFYETNSRELYCLSDDIGEEKDIFAENPEIVSVLARKTDAWLRQQDSTWKPVFPIHKKTGKSAGPPPVL